In Salmo trutta chromosome 37, fSalTru1.1, whole genome shotgun sequence, the following proteins share a genomic window:
- the LOC115176749 gene encoding FXYD domain-containing ion transport regulator 6 isoform X3, translated as MDLSLLVVLCSCVPPALGSGFGREMPASTMDEKDYDSAFHYDYGSLRIGGLIFAVVLFVMGIVLIVSQKCPCKSSPKSRPAGVPEAETGAVTGPQ; from the exons ATGGATCTCTCTCTGTTGGTGGTATTATGCTCCTGTGTTCCTCCTGCCTTGG GGTCAGGATTTGGCAGGGAGATGCCAG CATCAACAATGGATGAAAAGG ACTATGACTCTGCATTTCACTACG ACTATGGATCTCTGAGGATCGGTGGACTGATCTTCGCTGTGGTACTGTTTGTCATGGGCATTGTCCTCATCGTCA gccaGAAATGCCCATGCAAATCAAGTCCGAAGTCACG GCCTGCTGGGGTACCTGAGGCAGAGACAGGGGCTGTGACAG GTCCCCAGTGA
- the LOC115177429 gene encoding NF-kappa-B inhibitor delta-like isoform X1, whose product MHWQKSPKEKPCYTLPTVKKLLEQKRKRETSSTATTSTGVPTATVLSQQVSTPEKPTSTGVASSYSDMAVGYERWGPMDEHQPLSAIQEGPFSPMGNNYFSSPSSSMDYSHTPAYSPQMASSYNTQQIQDYPDTRMPQHYTECPVTEAVSSLVPSGPLQTAVFSWSSGALGPTEPVQQVFSGQMDVTKLEEARMFLRGMDYSRTTWQDDDGDTILHIYTAKGLREYAFAAAERLAELGRLDSKEHKGKTALLVAVTANHPEIVQDLLSLGADINACDVKGQTALHLAATYGFPRVMQVILSIGPGVNLEARNFEGLTPLHCAAISHSGTLKTLSFLSSTGLGDASLHALAEEKLSWLQMLLNTGASLTSQEIKSNKTVLHLAVKEGNIQLVRHLLKTPLDNMRDFVNMKAHGHTALHMAAGLHGNPHQEEMLRLLLSRGADPSIRNLENDQPAHLLQSGPHGEQLKLILKKRSASSRRRVMSLQDQE is encoded by the exons ATGCACTGGCAGAAAT CACCGAAGGAGAAGCCGTGTTACACTCTTCCCACAGTGAAGAAACTCCTGGAgcagaagaggaagagggagacctCCTCGACGGCAACAACCAGTACCGGTGTCCCCACTGCCACTGTCCTCTCCCAACAGGTGTCAACACCAGAGAAGCCTACCTCAACAG GTGTAGCCAGCAGCTACTCAGACATGGCAGTGGGGTATGAGAGATGGGGTCCTATGGATGAGCACCAACCCCTCTCGGCCATACAGGAAGGTCCATTCTCCCCTATGGGGAACAATTACTTCTCCAGCCCATCCTCCTCAATGGACTACAGCCATACTCCAGCCTACAGCCCTCAGATGGCCTCCAGCTACAACACACAGCAGATTCAGGACTACCCAGACACCAGGATGCCTCAGCATTAT ACGGAGTGTCCAGTGACCGAGGCTGTGTCTAGTTTGGTTCCTTCTGGGCCCCTGCAGACCGCTGTCTTCTCCTGGTCGTCGGGGGCCCTGGGCCCCACAgaacctgtccagcaggtgttTAGTGGCCAGATGGATGTCACTAAGCTGGAGGAAGCCAGGATGTTCCTCAGAGGGATGGACTACAGCAGAACCACCTGGCAGGATGACGACGGAGACAC gaTTCTGCATATCTATACAGCCAAGGGCCTGAGGGAGTATGCATTCGCTGCAGCAGAGAGGCTTGCTGAGCTGGGCAGGCTAGACTCCAAGGAACACAAGGGGAAG ACTGCTTTGCTGGTGGCGGTGACTGCTAACCATCCGGAAATCGTCCAGGATCTGTTGTCTTTAGGGGCGGATATAAATGCCTGTGATGTCAAAGGTCAAACAGCACTTCATCTTGCTGCCACTTATGGCTTCCCCAGGGTTATGCAG GTTATTCTCTCCATTGGGCCTGGAGTGAACCTGGAGGCTCGCAATTTTGAAG GTCTGACTCCTCTGCACTGTGCAGCCATCTCCCACAGTGGCACCCTGAagactctctccttcctctcctccacggGGCTGGGTGATGCCAGCCTCCATGCCCTGGCAGAGGAGAAGCTTTCCTGGCTGCAGATGCTACTCAACACCGGAGCCTCCCTGACCAGTCAG GAAATCAAAAGTAACAAGACTGTTCTTCACCTGGCTGTGAAGGAGGGGAACATCCAGCTGGTACGCCATCTGCTGAAGACCCCCCTGGACAACATGAGGGACTTTGTCAACATGAAG GCCCATGGTCATACCGCACTGCACATGGCTGCTGGTCTCCATGGCAACCCACACCAGGAGGAGATGCTGAGGCTGCTGCTGAGCAGAGGGGCTGACCCCAGCATCCGCAACCTGGAGAACGACCAGCCTGCACACCTGCTGCAGAGTGGACCCCACGGGGAACAG CTCAAGCTCATCCTGAAGAAGCGAAGTGCTTCCTCTCGTCGACGTGTAATGTCCTTACAGGACCAAGAGTGA
- the hcst gene encoding hematopoietic cell signal transducer: MSDNAALLMVLFFCLCEKVVADPGTNNPSCYRIEPGTMAGIIVADMILTIAIVIVTYHCASRRRRRKERADKVYMNVRANCKT; the protein is encoded by the exons ATGTCAGACAACGCAGCATTGCTGATGGTTCTCTTCTTTTGCCTCTGTG AAAAAGTTGTGGCTGACCCAGGTACAA ATAACCCATCCTGCTACAGGATCGAGCCTGGCACCATGGCTGGCATCATTGTTGCAGACATGATCCTGACCATTGCCATTGTCATTGTCACGTACCACTGTGCCAGCCGACGCAGACGTCGAAAAGAGAGGG ctgATAAAGTCTACATGAATGTCAGGGCAAACTGCAAAACATGA
- the LOC115176749 gene encoding FXYD domain-containing ion transport regulator 6 isoform X1: MDLSLLVVLCSCVPPALGSGFGREMPGSSIGRDMPASTMDEKDYDSAFHYDYGSLRIGGLIFAVVLFVMGIVLIVSQKCPCKSSPKSRPAGVPEAETGAVTGPQ, encoded by the exons ATGGATCTCTCTCTGTTGGTGGTATTATGCTCCTGTGTTCCTCCTGCCTTGG GGTCAGGATTTGGCAGGGAGATGCCAG GGTCATCTATAGGCAGGGACATGCCAG CATCAACAATGGATGAAAAGG ACTATGACTCTGCATTTCACTACG ACTATGGATCTCTGAGGATCGGTGGACTGATCTTCGCTGTGGTACTGTTTGTCATGGGCATTGTCCTCATCGTCA gccaGAAATGCCCATGCAAATCAAGTCCGAAGTCACG GCCTGCTGGGGTACCTGAGGCAGAGACAGGGGCTGTGACAG GTCCCCAGTGA
- the LOC115177429 gene encoding NF-kappa-B inhibitor delta-like isoform X2 has translation MHWQKSPKEKPCYTLPTVKKLLEQKRKRETSSTATTSTGVPTATVLSQQVSTPEKPTSTASSYSDMAVGYERWGPMDEHQPLSAIQEGPFSPMGNNYFSSPSSSMDYSHTPAYSPQMASSYNTQQIQDYPDTRMPQHYTECPVTEAVSSLVPSGPLQTAVFSWSSGALGPTEPVQQVFSGQMDVTKLEEARMFLRGMDYSRTTWQDDDGDTILHIYTAKGLREYAFAAAERLAELGRLDSKEHKGKTALLVAVTANHPEIVQDLLSLGADINACDVKGQTALHLAATYGFPRVMQVILSIGPGVNLEARNFEGLTPLHCAAISHSGTLKTLSFLSSTGLGDASLHALAEEKLSWLQMLLNTGASLTSQEIKSNKTVLHLAVKEGNIQLVRHLLKTPLDNMRDFVNMKAHGHTALHMAAGLHGNPHQEEMLRLLLSRGADPSIRNLENDQPAHLLQSGPHGEQLKLILKKRSASSRRRVMSLQDQE, from the exons ATGCACTGGCAGAAAT CACCGAAGGAGAAGCCGTGTTACACTCTTCCCACAGTGAAGAAACTCCTGGAgcagaagaggaagagggagacctCCTCGACGGCAACAACCAGTACCGGTGTCCCCACTGCCACTGTCCTCTCCCAACAGGTGTCAACACCAGAGAAGCCTACCTCAACAG CCAGCAGCTACTCAGACATGGCAGTGGGGTATGAGAGATGGGGTCCTATGGATGAGCACCAACCCCTCTCGGCCATACAGGAAGGTCCATTCTCCCCTATGGGGAACAATTACTTCTCCAGCCCATCCTCCTCAATGGACTACAGCCATACTCCAGCCTACAGCCCTCAGATGGCCTCCAGCTACAACACACAGCAGATTCAGGACTACCCAGACACCAGGATGCCTCAGCATTAT ACGGAGTGTCCAGTGACCGAGGCTGTGTCTAGTTTGGTTCCTTCTGGGCCCCTGCAGACCGCTGTCTTCTCCTGGTCGTCGGGGGCCCTGGGCCCCACAgaacctgtccagcaggtgttTAGTGGCCAGATGGATGTCACTAAGCTGGAGGAAGCCAGGATGTTCCTCAGAGGGATGGACTACAGCAGAACCACCTGGCAGGATGACGACGGAGACAC gaTTCTGCATATCTATACAGCCAAGGGCCTGAGGGAGTATGCATTCGCTGCAGCAGAGAGGCTTGCTGAGCTGGGCAGGCTAGACTCCAAGGAACACAAGGGGAAG ACTGCTTTGCTGGTGGCGGTGACTGCTAACCATCCGGAAATCGTCCAGGATCTGTTGTCTTTAGGGGCGGATATAAATGCCTGTGATGTCAAAGGTCAAACAGCACTTCATCTTGCTGCCACTTATGGCTTCCCCAGGGTTATGCAG GTTATTCTCTCCATTGGGCCTGGAGTGAACCTGGAGGCTCGCAATTTTGAAG GTCTGACTCCTCTGCACTGTGCAGCCATCTCCCACAGTGGCACCCTGAagactctctccttcctctcctccacggGGCTGGGTGATGCCAGCCTCCATGCCCTGGCAGAGGAGAAGCTTTCCTGGCTGCAGATGCTACTCAACACCGGAGCCTCCCTGACCAGTCAG GAAATCAAAAGTAACAAGACTGTTCTTCACCTGGCTGTGAAGGAGGGGAACATCCAGCTGGTACGCCATCTGCTGAAGACCCCCCTGGACAACATGAGGGACTTTGTCAACATGAAG GCCCATGGTCATACCGCACTGCACATGGCTGCTGGTCTCCATGGCAACCCACACCAGGAGGAGATGCTGAGGCTGCTGCTGAGCAGAGGGGCTGACCCCAGCATCCGCAACCTGGAGAACGACCAGCCTGCACACCTGCTGCAGAGTGGACCCCACGGGGAACAG CTCAAGCTCATCCTGAAGAAGCGAAGTGCTTCCTCTCGTCGACGTGTAATGTCCTTACAGGACCAAGAGTGA
- the LOC115176749 gene encoding FXYD domain-containing ion transport regulator 6 isoform X4, which produces MDLSLLVVLCSCVPPALASTMDEKDYDSAFHYDYGSLRIGGLIFAVVLFVMGIVLIVSQKCPCKSSPKSRPAGVPEAETGAVTGPQ; this is translated from the exons ATGGATCTCTCTCTGTTGGTGGTATTATGCTCCTGTGTTCCTCCTGCCTTGG CATCAACAATGGATGAAAAGG ACTATGACTCTGCATTTCACTACG ACTATGGATCTCTGAGGATCGGTGGACTGATCTTCGCTGTGGTACTGTTTGTCATGGGCATTGTCCTCATCGTCA gccaGAAATGCCCATGCAAATCAAGTCCGAAGTCACG GCCTGCTGGGGTACCTGAGGCAGAGACAGGGGCTGTGACAG GTCCCCAGTGA
- the LOC115176749 gene encoding FXYD domain-containing ion transport regulator 6 isoform X2: protein MDLSLLVVLCSCVPPALGSSIGRDMPASTMDEKDYDSAFHYDYGSLRIGGLIFAVVLFVMGIVLIVSQKCPCKSSPKSRPAGVPEAETGAVTGPQ, encoded by the exons ATGGATCTCTCTCTGTTGGTGGTATTATGCTCCTGTGTTCCTCCTGCCTTGG GGTCATCTATAGGCAGGGACATGCCAG CATCAACAATGGATGAAAAGG ACTATGACTCTGCATTTCACTACG ACTATGGATCTCTGAGGATCGGTGGACTGATCTTCGCTGTGGTACTGTTTGTCATGGGCATTGTCCTCATCGTCA gccaGAAATGCCCATGCAAATCAAGTCCGAAGTCACG GCCTGCTGGGGTACCTGAGGCAGAGACAGGGGCTGTGACAG GTCCCCAGTGA
- the LOC115177429 gene encoding NF-kappa-B inhibitor delta-like isoform X3, whose product MAVGYERWGPMDEHQPLSAIQEGPFSPMGNNYFSSPSSSMDYSHTPAYSPQMASSYNTQQIQDYPDTRMPQHYTECPVTEAVSSLVPSGPLQTAVFSWSSGALGPTEPVQQVFSGQMDVTKLEEARMFLRGMDYSRTTWQDDDGDTILHIYTAKGLREYAFAAAERLAELGRLDSKEHKGKTALLVAVTANHPEIVQDLLSLGADINACDVKGQTALHLAATYGFPRVMQVILSIGPGVNLEARNFEGLTPLHCAAISHSGTLKTLSFLSSTGLGDASLHALAEEKLSWLQMLLNTGASLTSQEIKSNKTVLHLAVKEGNIQLVRHLLKTPLDNMRDFVNMKAHGHTALHMAAGLHGNPHQEEMLRLLLSRGADPSIRNLENDQPAHLLQSGPHGEQLKLILKKRSASSRRRVMSLQDQE is encoded by the exons ATGGCAGTGGGGTATGAGAGATGGGGTCCTATGGATGAGCACCAACCCCTCTCGGCCATACAGGAAGGTCCATTCTCCCCTATGGGGAACAATTACTTCTCCAGCCCATCCTCCTCAATGGACTACAGCCATACTCCAGCCTACAGCCCTCAGATGGCCTCCAGCTACAACACACAGCAGATTCAGGACTACCCAGACACCAGGATGCCTCAGCATTAT ACGGAGTGTCCAGTGACCGAGGCTGTGTCTAGTTTGGTTCCTTCTGGGCCCCTGCAGACCGCTGTCTTCTCCTGGTCGTCGGGGGCCCTGGGCCCCACAgaacctgtccagcaggtgttTAGTGGCCAGATGGATGTCACTAAGCTGGAGGAAGCCAGGATGTTCCTCAGAGGGATGGACTACAGCAGAACCACCTGGCAGGATGACGACGGAGACAC gaTTCTGCATATCTATACAGCCAAGGGCCTGAGGGAGTATGCATTCGCTGCAGCAGAGAGGCTTGCTGAGCTGGGCAGGCTAGACTCCAAGGAACACAAGGGGAAG ACTGCTTTGCTGGTGGCGGTGACTGCTAACCATCCGGAAATCGTCCAGGATCTGTTGTCTTTAGGGGCGGATATAAATGCCTGTGATGTCAAAGGTCAAACAGCACTTCATCTTGCTGCCACTTATGGCTTCCCCAGGGTTATGCAG GTTATTCTCTCCATTGGGCCTGGAGTGAACCTGGAGGCTCGCAATTTTGAAG GTCTGACTCCTCTGCACTGTGCAGCCATCTCCCACAGTGGCACCCTGAagactctctccttcctctcctccacggGGCTGGGTGATGCCAGCCTCCATGCCCTGGCAGAGGAGAAGCTTTCCTGGCTGCAGATGCTACTCAACACCGGAGCCTCCCTGACCAGTCAG GAAATCAAAAGTAACAAGACTGTTCTTCACCTGGCTGTGAAGGAGGGGAACATCCAGCTGGTACGCCATCTGCTGAAGACCCCCCTGGACAACATGAGGGACTTTGTCAACATGAAG GCCCATGGTCATACCGCACTGCACATGGCTGCTGGTCTCCATGGCAACCCACACCAGGAGGAGATGCTGAGGCTGCTGCTGAGCAGAGGGGCTGACCCCAGCATCCGCAACCTGGAGAACGACCAGCCTGCACACCTGCTGCAGAGTGGACCCCACGGGGAACAG CTCAAGCTCATCCTGAAGAAGCGAAGTGCTTCCTCTCGTCGACGTGTAATGTCCTTACAGGACCAAGAGTGA